A window of the Labeo rohita strain BAU-BD-2019 chromosome 1, IGBB_LRoh.1.0, whole genome shotgun sequence genome harbors these coding sequences:
- the LOC127166707 gene encoding thymosin beta-b, with protein MADKPDISEISQFDKTKLKKTETKEKNTLPTKETIEQEKQCEA; from the exons atggcTGACAAACCAGACATCAGTGAGATCTCTCAGTTTGACAAGACCAAGCTGAAGAAGACTGAGACAAAAGAGAAGAACACCCTTCCCACCAAAGAGA CTATTGAACAGGAGAAACAATGTGAGGCATAA
- the pgm2 gene encoding phosphoglucomutase-2, giving the protein MENGLESTGDIRLDQAVTQWLQYDKNPKTAAAVRSMVKDKAMSELQKCFGARMEFGTAGLRAAMGPGVSRMNDLTIIQTTQGFCAYLEQCFTDLKQRGVVIGFDARANPPSGGSSKRFACLAASVFISRGVPVYLFSDITPTPYVPFTVSHLGLCAGVMVTASHNPKQDNGYKVYWANGAQIIPPHDKGIAAAIEQNLEPWPKSWDTEEALQSSLLNDPYQDTHREYCQTIQQHCFHRELNKNSEVKIVHTSVHGVGHIFVQAAFKAFDLHPPYAVEEQKDPDPEFPTVKYPNPEEGEGVLTLSFALADKEGATVILANDPDADRLAIAQKQESGQWRVFTGNELGALLGWWIFQCWKQQKDEGKASIKDVYMLSSTVSSKILRAIAVKEGFHFEETLTGFKWMGNRARELLDQGKTVLFAFEEAIGYMCSPAVLDKDGVSAAAIAGEFVSYLASKNITLSHQLRSIYEEYGYHISKNSYFICHNQDTIKGMFERLRNYDGKNSYPKECGGFAITAVRDLTTGYDSNQPDNKAVLPTSKSSQMITFTFANGGVATIRTSGTEPKIKYYTELCAAPGNSDLNQLKTELDNLVDAIVEHFYQPEKNNLTPRPE; this is encoded by the exons ATGGAGAACGGCCTGGAAAGCACAGGAGACATTCGCCTGGACCAGGCTGTCACGCAGTGGCTACAGTATGACAAG aATCCAAAGACGGCTGCTGCTGTGCGGTCTATGGTCAAAGATAAAGCCATGTCAGAGCTGCAGAAGTGTTTCGGTGCCCGTATGGAGTTTGGCACAGCAGGACTGAGAGCCGCCATGGGACCTGGAGTGTCCCGAATGAATGACCTCACCATCATACAGACCACGCAG GGTTTCTGTGCATACCTGGAGCAGTGTTTTACAGATCTGAAGCAGCGGGGGGTGGTGATCGGGTTCGATGCTCGCGCTAACCCCCCCAGTGGCGGCAGCAGTAAAAGATTCGCCTGTCTTGCTGCTTCTGTCTTCATCAGCCGAGGCGTCCCAGTCTACCTCTTCAGTGACATCACACCCACTCCATACGTG cctttTACTGTATCACATCTAGGACTGTGTGCTGGTGTCATGGTAACAGCATCCCATAATCCCAAACAAGATAATGGATACAAG GTGTACTGGGCAAATGGAGCTCAGATCATTCCTCCCCATGATAAAGGCATCGCCGCAGCTATAGAACAGAACCTTGAGCCGTGGCCTAAATCATGGGACACAGAAGAAGCTCTTCAGAGTTCCCTACTCAATGACCCATACCAGGACACACACAGAGAATACTGCCAAACCATACAACAGCACTGCTTTCACAG GGAGCTGAATAAGAATTCAGAAGTGAAGATTGTCCATACGTCAGTTCATGGAGTGGGCCATATTTTTGTCCAGGCTGCTTTTAAGGCCTTTGACCTTCATCCTCCATATGCTGTGGAAGAGCAGAAAGATCCTGACCCAGAGTTCCCCACTGTCAAATACCCCAACCCTGAGGAGGGAGAAGGAGTTTTG ACGTTGTCCTTCGCACTTGCAGATAAAGAGGGAGCAACTGTTATTCTGGCAAATGACCCTGACGCTGACCGGCTAGCTATTGCACAGAAACAGGAGAG TGGGCAGTGGAGGGTGTTCACTGGAAATGAGTTGGGTGCTTTGCTCGGCTGGTGGATTTTCCAGTGCTGGAAGCAGCAGAAAGACGAGGGAAAAGCCTCCATTAAGGATGTCTACATGCTATCCAGCACTGTCTCCTCAAAAATCCTCCGTGCCATCGCTGTGAAAGAAGGCTTCCACTTTGAG GAAACTCTTACAGGATTTAAATGGATGGGAAATAGAGCCAGAGAGCTGCTAGACCAGGGAAAAACTGTTCTGTTTGCCTTTGAAGAAGCTATTG GTTACATGTGTTCCCCTGCAGTTTTGGATAAAGATGGTGTGAGTGCGGCTGCCATTGCTGGCGAGTTTGTCTCTTACCTGGCTTCTAAAAATATAACTCTGTCCCATCAACTCAGATCCATTTATGAGGA gTATGGTTACCACATTTCCAAGAATTCCTACTTTATTTGTCACAACCAAGACACCATTAAAGGGATGTTTGAGCGTCTTCGAAATTACGATGGGAAGAATTCGTACCCTAAAGAGTGTGGGGGCTTTGCCATCACAGCAGTGAGAGACCTTACAACTGGCTATGACAGCAACCAGCCGGACAACAAGGCT GTTCTGCCCACCAGTAAAAGCAGTCAGATGATCACCTTCACCTTTGCTAACGGGGGCGTGGCTACAATAAGGACCAGCGGCACAGAACCTAAAATCAAATATTACACAGAGCTCTGTGCTGCACCAGGAAACAG TGATCTTAACCAGCTGAAGACTGAATTGGATAACTTGGTTGACGCCATTGTGGAACACTTCTACCAACCTGAGAAAAACAACCTGACTCCTCGACCAGAGTGA